The proteins below are encoded in one region of Clostridium pasteurianum DSM 525 = ATCC 6013:
- a CDS encoding YihY/virulence factor BrkB family protein, which yields MFISINKLKCGIINMIKKAWEDDILALSSQLAYSLLFAFFPFLIFLMTIVGYSDIKTSDIMNNLKVIIPGDAYLLIDRTISEVINSKKGGLLSISLILTIWSASSGFNAVIKGLNKAYNERESRSIVKVQLISIAFTFAMAIVVMFSVFLLIFGETNSNFLINWFGLPDKFKIIWSFMKYILGIIIMVSIFAIIYKFAPCKNHSLRDVIPGALFAAFGWIISSLCFSFYINNFGNYSKLYGSIGAVIVLMLWLLITAAVIILGGEINSVLLKNCK from the coding sequence ATGTTCATTAGCATTAACAAACTTAAATGTGGAATTATAAATATGATTAAAAAGGCATGGGAAGACGATATACTGGCTTTATCTTCTCAACTTGCCTATAGTCTCCTATTTGCTTTTTTTCCATTTTTAATATTTTTGATGACAATAGTAGGTTATAGTGACATAAAGACTAGTGATATAATGAATAATTTAAAGGTTATAATCCCTGGAGATGCCTATCTTTTAATAGACAGGACTATTTCAGAGGTGATAAACAGTAAAAAAGGAGGACTTTTATCTATAAGTCTTATATTGACTATTTGGTCTGCTTCCTCAGGTTTTAATGCTGTAATAAAGGGATTAAATAAAGCTTATAATGAAAGAGAGTCAAGAAGTATAGTAAAAGTACAGCTTATATCTATAGCTTTTACTTTTGCTATGGCCATAGTGGTTATGTTTTCTGTATTTCTATTAATTTTTGGAGAGACCAACAGTAATTTTTTAATTAATTGGTTTGGTCTTCCAGATAAATTTAAGATTATATGGAGCTTTATGAAGTATATACTTGGTATTATAATTATGGTAAGTATATTTGCTATTATATATAAATTTGCTCCCTGTAAAAATCACAGTTTAAGGGATGTAATCCCTGGTGCATTATTTGCTGCTTTTGGATGGATAATATCTTCCCTATGTTTTTCCTTTTACATAAACAATTTTGGAAATTATTCAAAGCTTTATGGAAGTATTGGAGCTGTAATAGTGCTGATGCTGTGGCTGCTTATTACTGCAGCTGTCATTATTTTAGGTGGTGAAATAAATTCAGTATTATTAAAAAATTGTAAATGA
- a CDS encoding ABC transporter permease: MLNILANEKMKLKRNKLVITCTLIGILLPLVMIWSDIRNSNSLLEEFTIMQWLSRLILPIQLIVYPVLSGFVITFLIQKEYMERTIINTLTAPANRNKFLLGKFIVWVIWFVFITVLFLLITYGGISLLYGNSQLQVFLPEITKTCLKAGVLNLLSMTPILAICIFQRNAFYPSLLFSCIVAGIDLAGLYWSENIRRLIPWSAVSSISILNDSSSIAYLSIFCCSLLGLVISLYSFNHQDL, encoded by the coding sequence TTGCTTAATATTTTAGCTAATGAAAAAATGAAATTAAAAAGAAATAAACTAGTTATTACATGTACATTAATAGGAATCCTTCTCCCCTTAGTAATGATTTGGTCAGATATACGGAACAGTAATTCATTGCTAGAAGAATTTACTATTATGCAATGGCTCAGTCGCTTAATACTTCCCATTCAATTAATAGTTTATCCAGTTCTAAGTGGTTTTGTTATTACTTTTTTAATTCAAAAAGAGTATATGGAGCGAACAATTATTAATACATTAACGGCTCCTGCAAACAGAAATAAGTTTTTGTTAGGAAAATTTATTGTTTGGGTCATATGGTTTGTATTCATAACAGTGTTGTTTTTATTGATAACTTATGGTGGAATTTCATTGCTGTATGGCAATTCTCAATTACAAGTATTTCTCCCTGAAATTACTAAAACTTGTTTGAAAGCAGGTGTATTAAATCTATTGTCAATGACTCCAATTCTAGCTATTTGTATCTTCCAAAGAAATGCGTTTTATCCCAGTTTATTATTTAGCTGTATAGTAGCAGGCATTGATTTGGCAGGGTTATATTGGTCAGAAAATATTCGACGATTAATACCTTGGTCCGCAGTCAGCTCAATAAGTATACTTAATGATTCTAGTTCAATAGCATATTTATCTATATTCTGCTGCTCTTTATTGGGACTGGTAATAAGTCTATACTCATTTAATCATCAAGATTTGTGA
- a CDS encoding ATP-binding cassette domain-containing protein, whose translation MILTTNNLTKKYNDQTAVNKVNLNVKKGRIYGLIGRNGAGKTSIMKMILGLTSITSGEIKIFGDTLQGNQKTIYPRIGSIIETPGFYSNLTGAENLQVFARLRGEINSHSIEQALGVVGLPYNDKKTFSSYSLGMKQRLGIANAILNDPELLILDEPTNGLDPIGISEIRIFLKKLCEEQGKTIIISSHILSEIALIADDIGIIHKGVLIEECTIEEFHKNTEQYLSIQVINIPKAVHVLESKLCIHNFSVEDNNYLRIYDLNHKISTINEVLVKEKIDITHLEVCTDNLEDYFKKITGGEGIA comes from the coding sequence GTGATTCTCACAACTAATAATTTAACAAAAAAATATAATGATCAAACTGCTGTGAATAAGGTGAACCTTAACGTAAAAAAAGGCAGAATATATGGTCTGATTGGAAGAAATGGTGCAGGAAAGACAAGCATAATGAAAATGATTTTAGGATTAACTTCAATTACCTCTGGTGAAATAAAAATTTTTGGTGATACCTTACAAGGAAATCAAAAAACCATATATCCTCGAATAGGTTCAATTATCGAAACACCTGGTTTTTATTCCAACTTAACAGGAGCTGAAAATCTACAAGTCTTTGCAAGGTTAAGAGGAGAAATTAATTCTCATTCAATTGAACAAGCATTAGGTGTGGTTGGATTACCTTATAATGACAAGAAAACTTTTTCTTCATATTCTCTAGGTATGAAACAGCGTTTAGGAATCGCCAATGCTATATTAAATGACCCGGAATTATTAATACTTGATGAACCAACAAATGGATTAGATCCCATCGGAATATCAGAAATACGAATATTCTTAAAAAAACTATGTGAAGAACAGGGGAAAACAATTATAATCTCTAGTCATATTTTATCTGAAATTGCATTAATAGCTGATGATATAGGTATTATTCATAAGGGAGTATTAATAGAAGAATGTACAATAGAAGAATTTCATAAAAATACGGAACAGTATTTATCTATTCAAGTAATAAATATCCCTAAAGCTGTTCATGTTTTAGAGTCTAAATTGTGTATTCATAATTTTTCCGTAGAAGATAATAACTACCTTCGTATTTATGACTTAAATCATAAAATATCCACAATTAATGAAGTACTTGTAAAAGAAAAAATAGATATTACCCATTTAGAAGTTTGTACAGATAATTTAGAAGATTATTTTAAAAAGATAACTGGGGGTGAAGGCATTGCTTAA
- a CDS encoding sensor histidine kinase, with product MLNVLIIFCILLSTIVIILFFHIRNTKSQIKNISKILDDILKGNLDRRLFANQNDIISDICYKINEIVIESKNQLIQQNKSEKSYKELVTSLSHDIRTPLASLVGYLDAIDNNLVTGKEKDSYIQTAKNKAFSLNEYIQTLFEWLKLESGEWIYTFDKVDICEKTRTLIAEWISPFEQAQINYHVDIPAHSIIVNLDIAAYERIIDNLIANVINHSQATDINISILQIDDIVEINLMDNGIGISEKDRPYIFTRLYKCDSSRGIRGNGLGLAIVQELINAHKGTIILNSKINKETIFTIHLPRI from the coding sequence ATGCTAAATGTACTAATTATTTTCTGTATCCTATTAAGTACTATAGTGATTATCCTTTTCTTTCATATAAGAAATACCAAAAGTCAAATAAAAAACATCTCAAAAATACTTGATGATATTTTAAAGGGAAATCTTGATAGACGCTTATTTGCTAATCAAAACGACATTATCAGTGATATATGTTACAAAATAAACGAGATTGTCATTGAAAGTAAGAATCAATTAATTCAGCAAAATAAATCTGAAAAATCCTATAAAGAACTGGTAACCAGTCTTTCACATGACATTCGCACTCCCCTTGCTTCTCTTGTAGGTTATCTTGATGCTATAGACAATAATTTGGTTACTGGCAAAGAAAAAGACAGCTATATTCAAACAGCCAAAAATAAAGCCTTTAGCCTAAATGAATATATTCAAACATTATTTGAATGGCTAAAACTGGAGTCTGGAGAGTGGATCTATACTTTTGATAAAGTTGATATTTGCGAAAAAACTAGAACATTAATCGCTGAATGGATTTCCCCCTTTGAACAGGCTCAGATTAATTATCATGTTGATATTCCAGCCCATTCAATTATTGTTAATCTGGATATTGCCGCATATGAAAGAATTATAGATAATCTTATTGCTAATGTTATAAATCACAGTCAGGCGACTGACATCAATATATCTATTTTACAAATTGATGATATAGTTGAAATTAACCTTATGGATAATGGTATAGGCATTTCTGAGAAAGATAGGCCTTATATCTTTACCAGACTATATAAATGTGATTCTTCTAGAGGTATTAGAGGAAATGGCTTAGGCTTAGCTATTGTTCAAGAGTTAATCAATGCACATAAAGGAACAATTATTTTAAATAGTAAAATAAATAAAGAAACAATATTTACAATCCACCTCCCCCGTATTTAG
- a CDS encoding response regulator transcription factor → MKYEILIIDDDIDLCILLKKYLKLEGYTVTLCHDGKSGLDKLEYNNYHLIILDVMLPQINGFEVLTNIRQKNNVPVLMLTAKDSEVDKVSGLRLGADDYLTKPFLQSEFVARVQSLIRRYTIFNHPNDLEQQSLSFKGIIINPVQRNVKLNGNDIQLTAKEFDLLYYLASHQGQVFTKKQIYNHVWQDEYAFDDNNIMSLISKLRKKIENKKFHLIYIQTIHGVGYRFNQEV, encoded by the coding sequence ATGAAATATGAAATTTTAATTATAGATGATGATATTGATTTGTGTATACTATTAAAAAAATATTTGAAACTAGAAGGATACACAGTTACCCTTTGTCACGATGGAAAAAGCGGATTAGATAAATTAGAGTATAATAATTATCACCTCATTATTCTAGATGTAATGCTGCCTCAAATAAATGGCTTTGAAGTTTTGACAAATATCCGTCAAAAAAATAATGTTCCAGTTTTAATGCTTACGGCAAAAGATTCCGAAGTAGATAAAGTTTCCGGTTTAAGATTAGGTGCAGATGATTATCTAACAAAACCATTCTTACAAAGTGAATTTGTTGCAAGAGTCCAGTCATTAATAAGACGCTACACTATTTTTAATCATCCTAATGATTTAGAGCAGCAATCCTTGAGTTTTAAAGGAATCATTATTAATCCAGTCCAGCGGAATGTAAAATTAAATGGTAATGACATCCAGTTAACTGCTAAGGAGTTTGATCTGCTATATTATTTAGCTTCTCATCAAGGACAGGTATTTACAAAAAAACAAATATATAATCATGTATGGCAAGATGAATATGCTTTTGACGATAACAATATAATGTCTTTAATTAGTAAATTAAGAAAGAAAATAGAGAATAAAAAATTTCATCTTATCTATATTCAAACTATACATGGCGTTGGTTATCGTTTTAACCAGGAGGTATAG
- a CDS encoding nitrogenase component 1, whose amino-acid sequence MKKINLDNSLVQTREERLGTIISWKTGKASEILRDSEYTCGGCKDNGGKRLCEPRGPFTQGSKCSEEMVSCQHSNVRDAVFIQHSPVGCGAGQVLSNSLYRNGLAIRGLPVENVRIINTNMDESDVVFGGLKKLEQSIRDAFNRHNPKVIFVGTSCAAGVIGEDIESVTNKLQQEFKIPVIPTYCEGFRSKHWTTGFDAAYHGIIRQVARKNPKRQEDLVNVIDLWGEDIFTPMLGELGLRVNYVVDLASVEDLEQMSEAAASVSFCYTLSSYLSAALEKQFGVVDVKAPQPYGILATDAWIRELGKVTHREEKAEAYIEKEHKRIEKRLQELRKLLKGKVGYVATGSSYAHGIIAVLRDLGVDIDGSLTFHHEPIFDGEDADKKDSLKFLVENYGDVSQFSVSNGQQYQFYGLLKNINPDFIIIRHNGLAPLASRMGIPAAPLGDGHHAVGYQGIINLGETILEILARKKFHQDLSENVELPYTDWWLSQKDPYVLAK is encoded by the coding sequence ATGAAGAAGATAAACTTAGATAATTCCTTGGTGCAGACTCGTGAGGAGAGGCTTGGAACCATCATTTCATGGAAAACCGGCAAGGCATCAGAAATTTTAAGAGATTCTGAATATACCTGCGGCGGCTGCAAGGATAATGGAGGGAAAAGACTTTGCGAACCCAGAGGACCTTTTACTCAAGGGTCCAAGTGCAGCGAAGAAATGGTATCATGTCAGCATAGTAATGTAAGAGATGCGGTTTTTATTCAGCATTCTCCGGTAGGATGTGGTGCAGGTCAGGTATTATCCAATTCACTATATCGTAATGGTCTTGCCATAAGAGGATTGCCTGTAGAAAATGTCAGGATAATCAATACAAATATGGATGAAAGTGATGTGGTTTTTGGAGGATTAAAAAAGTTAGAACAGTCTATAAGGGATGCCTTTAACAGGCACAATCCTAAAGTTATTTTTGTGGGTACCTCTTGTGCTGCAGGAGTTATTGGAGAGGACATAGAAAGTGTAACAAATAAATTGCAGCAGGAATTTAAAATACCTGTAATTCCTACCTACTGTGAAGGATTCAGATCAAAACACTGGACTACAGGTTTTGATGCAGCCTACCATGGAATTATAAGGCAGGTAGCCCGTAAAAATCCTAAGAGGCAGGAAGATTTGGTTAATGTAATTGACCTTTGGGGTGAAGATATATTTACACCTATGCTTGGAGAACTGGGACTTAGGGTTAATTATGTGGTGGATTTAGCCAGCGTAGAGGATTTAGAGCAGATGTCAGAAGCTGCTGCCAGTGTTTCCTTTTGTTATACACTATCTTCCTATCTATCTGCTGCTCTAGAAAAACAGTTTGGAGTTGTAGATGTTAAAGCTCCTCAGCCCTATGGGATTCTTGCTACAGATGCTTGGATAAGAGAACTGGGAAAAGTTACCCATAGAGAGGAAAAGGCAGAAGCTTATATAGAAAAGGAACATAAGAGGATAGAAAAAAGACTGCAGGAACTTAGAAAACTACTTAAGGGTAAAGTCGGCTATGTAGCTACGGGATCTTCTTATGCTCACGGTATTATTGCAGTGCTACGGGATCTTGGTGTAGATATAGATGGATCTCTTACCTTTCACCATGAACCAATATTTGATGGTGAAGATGCGGATAAAAAGGATTCTCTAAAATTTTTAGTGGAGAACTATGGGGATGTTTCGCAGTTTAGTGTAAGTAATGGTCAGCAGTATCAATTTTATGGACTTCTTAAAAATATAAATCCTGATTTTATCATCATAAGACATAATGGGCTTGCACCTTTAGCTTCAAGAATGGGAATTCCAGCAGCACCTCTTGGAGATGGTCATCATGCAGTAGGCTATCAGGGAATTATAAATTTGGGAGAGACTATTCTTGAGATACTGGCCCGTAAGAAATTCCATCAGGATCTATCTGAAAATGTAGAATTGCCTTATACAGATTGGTGGCTCAGCCAAAAGGATCCCTATGTGCTTGCAAAGTAA
- a CDS encoding nitrogenase component 1: MSISEANYGKRDLGECEKLKKTNSIEQIRYGCALGAIHSVFAIPRVIPITHCGPGCAQKQVTAISFNNGFQGGGYGGGAVIPSSNINEKEVVFGGENRLKELIEGTFKVLKADLFVVMTGCIPDTVGDDVGAVVGEFQKKGLPIVYAETGGFKGNNFTGHELVTKAIIDQYVGDYDGPKEMGLVNVWSLLPYHNTFWKGDLTEIKRILEGVGLKVNILFGNKSDGVSEWKNIKKAQFNLVLSPWLGLQTAEHLKEKYGQPYLHIPVIPIGAKETSSFLRKVVDFAGIDKEKAERFIEQERKEYYNYLEGFSDFYAEYFWGLPAKFAVIGDSNYNLAITKFLVNQLGVIPARQIITDNPPEKYRRLIVEEYKNIAEDVSVDVEFEEDSYIIHEKIRKTDFGNKPPIIFGTTWERDLVKELRGHIVEIGFPASYEVVISKSYVGYRGALTLLEKIYTTTVSASA; encoded by the coding sequence ATGTCTATTTCAGAAGCAAATTATGGGAAAAGAGATTTGGGAGAATGTGAAAAATTAAAGAAGACAAATTCTATAGAACAGATTAGATATGGTTGTGCCTTAGGAGCTATACACAGTGTTTTTGCCATTCCAAGAGTAATTCCCATTACCCATTGCGGTCCGGGATGTGCTCAAAAACAGGTTACTGCCATATCCTTTAACAATGGGTTTCAAGGTGGCGGTTATGGGGGCGGTGCCGTTATTCCAAGCAGCAACATAAATGAAAAAGAAGTTGTATTTGGGGGAGAAAACAGGTTAAAAGAATTAATTGAAGGCACTTTTAAAGTCTTAAAGGCAGATTTATTTGTGGTGATGACAGGATGTATTCCGGATACAGTGGGGGATGATGTAGGAGCTGTGGTAGGAGAATTCCAAAAGAAAGGACTTCCTATCGTATATGCGGAAACGGGAGGTTTTAAAGGTAATAATTTCACTGGTCATGAACTTGTTACCAAGGCCATTATTGATCAGTATGTAGGTGATTATGATGGACCTAAAGAAATGGGTCTTGTAAATGTATGGTCACTGCTTCCTTATCATAATACCTTTTGGAAGGGTGATCTTACGGAAATAAAGAGAATTTTAGAGGGTGTAGGATTAAAGGTCAATATTTTGTTCGGAAATAAAAGTGATGGGGTTTCAGAGTGGAAAAACATAAAAAAAGCACAATTCAATTTGGTGCTGTCTCCTTGGCTAGGGCTTCAGACAGCAGAGCACTTAAAAGAAAAGTATGGTCAGCCTTATCTGCATATTCCTGTAATTCCCATAGGAGCTAAGGAAACCAGTAGTTTTCTTAGAAAGGTAGTGGATTTCGCAGGGATCGATAAAGAGAAGGCGGAGAGATTTATTGAACAGGAGAGAAAAGAATACTATAACTATTTGGAAGGATTTTCTGATTTTTATGCAGAGTATTTTTGGGGACTTCCAGCAAAATTTGCAGTTATAGGAGATAGTAACTATAACCTGGCAATAACAAAATTTTTAGTTAATCAGTTGGGAGTAATACCTGCAAGACAGATCATTACAGATAATCCACCTGAAAAATACAGAAGACTTATCGTGGAAGAATATAAAAATATAGCAGAGGATGTGTCTGTAGATGTGGAGTTTGAAGAGGATAGCTATATTATTCATGAAAAAATAAGGAAAACGGATTTTGGAAATAAGCCGCCTATTATTTTTGGTACTACCTGGGAGAGAGATCTGGTAAAAGAGCTGAGAGGGCATATAGTGGAAATAGGCTTTCCAGCTTCCTATGAGGTGGTTATATCAAAGTCCTATGTTGGGTACAGAGGAGCTCTTACTCTTCTTGAAAAAATTTATACCACAACAGTAAGTGCCAGTGCGTAG
- a CDS encoding nitrogenase component 1 has protein sequence MKINLEVPEVAIREKRLGSITGFCGTAEGLVKTARCGKLKEENRSFSQWAGCSVGKALCQLSMIQDAVVIQHGPIGCSGEFSMFGFVNKVGQKQRNLTVKNINAVSSNLEEKDTIYGGGAKLRKTIKEVFQEFNPKAIFITTSCASGIIGDDVEAIADKAEKEIGIPIVYISCEGFKSRVWTTGFDAAFHGILRKIVKPPVEKKKNVINIISFWGSDEFSYLLRKIGLEPNYIAPFSTVEQLSKLSEAAATAQICSTLGTYLAAGLQQEYGIPEVKASQPYGITGTDAWFREIGKIIGKEQEVEELIKSEKERIAPKLEELRNRLKGKTGYVTAGAAYGHIISTLLNELNVKVIGACVYHHDPVYDNGDIDADTLNFVVENYGDIPNYDVSNKQSFEFVNAMNKIRPDICVTRHPGMAIWGIRLGIPTLLWANENLSFGYQGLINFGERVVDLLENDEFVKNIAEHSELPYTDWWMNQNPYSFLGTKGKKTEELQREKVAE, from the coding sequence ATGAAAATTAATTTAGAAGTACCTGAGGTAGCGATAAGAGAAAAAAGACTTGGATCTATTACGGGCTTTTGCGGAACAGCAGAGGGTTTAGTTAAAACAGCTAGATGCGGAAAACTTAAAGAGGAAAATCGAAGTTTCAGTCAATGGGCTGGCTGCAGTGTAGGTAAAGCTTTATGTCAGCTTTCCATGATACAGGACGCAGTAGTAATACAGCATGGTCCTATAGGGTGTTCAGGAGAATTTTCTATGTTTGGTTTTGTAAACAAGGTTGGACAGAAACAAAGAAATCTCACTGTAAAAAATATAAATGCAGTAAGTTCAAATTTGGAAGAGAAAGATACTATTTATGGTGGAGGAGCTAAACTTCGAAAGACTATAAAAGAGGTCTTTCAGGAGTTTAATCCAAAGGCAATATTTATAACTACTTCCTGCGCCTCAGGCATTATAGGAGATGATGTTGAAGCCATAGCGGACAAGGCAGAAAAAGAGATAGGTATACCAATAGTGTATATTTCCTGTGAGGGCTTTAAGTCCAGAGTATGGACTACAGGCTTTGATGCTGCTTTCCACGGCATTTTAAGAAAAATTGTAAAACCTCCAGTGGAAAAGAAAAAGAATGTCATCAATATAATAAGCTTTTGGGGAAGTGATGAGTTTTCATATTTACTCCGAAAAATAGGTTTAGAGCCAAACTATATAGCTCCATTTTCAACTGTAGAGCAATTATCGAAACTGTCAGAAGCAGCAGCTACAGCACAAATATGTTCCACTCTTGGAACTTATCTTGCAGCAGGATTACAACAGGAATATGGGATTCCTGAAGTGAAAGCTTCCCAGCCTTATGGGATAACAGGTACTGATGCTTGGTTTAGAGAAATTGGAAAAATAATAGGGAAAGAACAGGAGGTAGAGGAGCTAATAAAATCAGAAAAGGAGAGAATAGCACCTAAGCTTGAGGAGTTAAGAAATAGATTAAAAGGGAAAACGGGATATGTCACTGCAGGAGCTGCCTATGGTCACATAATTTCTACATTACTTAATGAATTAAATGTAAAAGTAATTGGAGCCTGCGTTTATCATCATGATCCTGTTTATGATAATGGAGATATCGATGCGGATACTTTGAATTTTGTGGTTGAAAATTATGGAGACATACCTAATTATGATGTATCCAATAAACAGTCCTTTGAATTTGTAAATGCTATGAATAAAATAAGACCTGATATATGTGTAACAAGACATCCAGGAATGGCCATATGGGGCATAAGACTTGGGATACCAACACTACTTTGGGCCAATGAAAATTTAAGCTTTGGTTATCAGGGATTAATTAATTTTGGAGAAAGGGTAGTAGATTTACTGGAAAATGATGAATTTGTAAAAAATATTGCGGAGCATTCAGAACTTCCATATACAGATTGGTGGATGAATCAAAATCCATATTCTTTTCTTGGAACTAAAGGTAAAAAGACAGAGGAATTACAAAGAGAAAAGGTTGCTGAATAA
- a CDS encoding nitrogenase component 1, whose amino-acid sequence MSGIIEQPRYVCAIGAQQTVLAIDKAIPILNSGPGCSEKVFSAVSFNSGYQGTGYAGGSTIPCTNSSEREVVFGGEDRLREVIDGTLKILKGDLFVVLTGCTSDIIGDDVGQVVSEYQKNGVPIVYAETGGFKGNNYLGHELVTQAIINQFVGDVQPKVEKGLVNVWSVVPYQDPFWAGNLSEIKRLLEGIGLRVNILFGPEAGGVEEWKTIPNAEFNIVLSPWVGLKTAKLLKDKYGTPYLYHPIFPIGAKQTTEFLRKVVEFGDLDRNKAEEFIRDKERIYYYYLQRSADFFVEFRYDLIHKFFTITDSFYALGINKFLIKELGLVPGQQYITENTPKEYEDFIKRELENSSKTISAEVIFETNGRKIHKGIRNYDHNNHKPLIIGSFWDKDIVSELGGYGLDLSIPILNSIVLNKTYAGYNGALALVEDIYNSILNHY is encoded by the coding sequence GTGTCAGGTATAATTGAACAACCAAGATATGTATGTGCTATAGGAGCACAGCAGACTGTTTTAGCTATAGATAAAGCAATACCAATTCTAAATTCAGGACCAGGCTGCAGTGAAAAAGTCTTTAGTGCTGTAAGCTTTAACTCTGGATATCAGGGAACAGGCTATGCAGGGGGAAGTACCATACCTTGTACAAACAGTTCAGAAAGAGAAGTAGTATTTGGAGGAGAAGATAGGCTAAGGGAAGTAATAGATGGTACCCTTAAGATTTTAAAAGGAGATTTATTCGTAGTATTAACAGGCTGTACTTCTGATATTATAGGAGATGATGTGGGACAAGTAGTTTCTGAATATCAGAAAAATGGAGTACCTATAGTATATGCTGAAACGGGAGGATTTAAAGGGAATAATTACTTAGGTCATGAGCTTGTAACTCAGGCAATTATAAATCAATTTGTAGGTGATGTACAGCCAAAAGTTGAAAAAGGTTTAGTCAATGTATGGTCGGTAGTACCCTATCAGGATCCTTTCTGGGCTGGAAATCTATCAGAAATTAAACGATTGTTAGAGGGAATAGGACTTAGAGTCAATATATTATTTGGACCAGAAGCTGGGGGAGTAGAAGAGTGGAAAACTATTCCTAACGCTGAATTTAATATTGTATTATCTCCCTGGGTAGGACTCAAAACGGCAAAACTGTTAAAAGATAAATATGGAACTCCATATTTATATCATCCCATATTTCCTATAGGTGCTAAACAAACTACAGAATTTTTGAGGAAAGTAGTGGAATTTGGAGATCTGGATAGAAATAAGGCAGAAGAGTTCATAAGAGATAAAGAAAGAATTTATTATTACTATTTACAGAGATCTGCAGATTTTTTTGTAGAATTCCGGTATGATTTAATTCATAAATTTTTCACTATTACTGATTCCTTTTATGCTCTAGGTATCAATAAATTTTTAATAAAGGAGCTTGGACTTGTACCAGGTCAGCAGTATATAACTGAAAATACGCCTAAGGAATATGAAGACTTTATAAAAAGGGAACTTGAAAATTCCTCAAAAACTATTTCTGCAGAAGTAATATTTGAAACCAACGGCAGGAAAATTCATAAGGGCATAAGAAATTATGATCATAATAATCATAAGCCGCTAATTATAGGAAGCTTTTGGGATAAAGATATAGTTTCTGAATTAGGAGGCTATGGTTTAGATTTGTCAATACCTATACTTAACAGTATTGTACTAAATAAGACTTATGCAGGTTACAATGGTGCCTTAGCCTTAGTTGAAGATATATATAATAGTATATTAAATCATTATTAG